The Fusobacterium sp. DD2 genome includes a region encoding these proteins:
- a CDS encoding phage holin family protein translates to MEFFCINGKGLVAVCWTSWIAFLAWLIGGFDLLITALLILMVIDYISGLLAGYKGKKLNSKKAYMGIRKKVMIWLIIAVGNLVSMLFNEPSIRNIVAMFYCSIEILSIIENAGKLGVPIPSKLRDALEQCKKK, encoded by the coding sequence ATGGAGTTTTTTTGCATCAACGGAAAAGGGTTAGTTGCTGTATGTTGGACTAGCTGGATTGCATTCCTTGCTTGGCTTATCGGGGGTTTTGATTTGCTTATAACGGCTCTTTTAATACTAATGGTAATAGATTATATAAGTGGATTGCTAGCAGGATACAAAGGGAAGAAATTAAACAGTAAAAAGGCATATATGGGCATAAGAAAAAAAGTTATGATTTGGTTGATCATAGCGGTTGGAAATCTTGTTTCCATGCTTTTTAATGAACCTTCAATAAGAAATATTGTAGCTATGTTTTATTGCTCCATTGAAATTCTCAGCATAATAGAGAATGCTGGGAAACTTGGCGTGCCAATACCAAGTAAACTAAGAGATGCATTAGAGCAGTGTAAAAAAAAGTAA
- a CDS encoding N-acetylmuramoyl-L-alanine amidase, with product MKALVIGHNQRSKGAYSHMLSQYEYDYYVDVANIINELDESIDVYLRKPSTGYSKEMRPVIDSINLNNYDFVLELHFNNVSDKRVNGALCLAHYKSVKGLKIAEEFLEKLCESYNLKNRGIIKVKSSSDRGGFGICKTCCPYVLIEPFFGNNQEAEKFKNKERFAKFIVDFIREVD from the coding sequence ATGAAAGCATTAGTTATTGGACACAATCAACGGAGTAAAGGAGCATATTCTCATATGTTGAGTCAGTATGAGTATGATTATTATGTAGACGTAGCAAATATTATAAATGAGTTAGATGAGTCTATAGATGTATACCTAAGAAAACCTAGCACTGGATATAGTAAGGAAATGAGACCTGTAATAGATTCTATCAATCTAAATAATTATGATTTTGTTTTAGAACTGCATTTTAATAATGTTTCAGACAAGAGGGTGAATGGAGCTTTATGCCTTGCACATTATAAGAGTGTTAAAGGTTTAAAAATTGCAGAAGAGTTCTTAGAAAAATTATGCGAATCTTATAATTTAAAAAACAGAGGTATTATCAAGGTAAAAAGTAGTTCCGACAGAGGAGGCTTTGGAATATGTAAGACCTGCTGCCCTTATGTTTTAATTGAACCGTTTTTCGGTAATAATCAGGAAGCGGAAAAATTCAAGAATAAGGAAAGGTTTGCAAAATTTATAGTTGATTTTATTAGGGAGGTAGATTAG
- a CDS encoding GNAT family N-acetyltransferase yields the protein MEIRLLVEKEIGKVAELYIKSWGTTYKAIIPDKILERFSQTWKDYITKENSGIFGAFENDVFLGFGAFTPDEEIGNTLCLESLHVKDEYKGKGIENKIINHLKEHARRKGYKGVNVSIMSGNYKARDLYTKSGVVPLNDYDNYKIKFEKLYCDIEVLGNRRLLDRASKDLKGADEQLLVLKIVEQYIKESKLNTLYQILTRKETDPKDIIKIGIEAQPLTHRKKEGNTYLDLAMGSIKKRGNTESGIELDTDNKEQDFVFCEAKWKSDLSVGVSKCSIRNQLQRVIENALIFAGETFKGNIFVTLITPELYKKHYELGLNTRFYSCKYFEYKENIRGTFLRELDLIKKLGVIPFNDEKGEEKKSKFIERVEKNLNKLILNWVTFEELLSEISNDILKSEYEKYNTKG from the coding sequence ATGGAGATAAGATTATTAGTAGAAAAAGAGATAGGTAAGGTGGCAGAACTTTATATTAAAAGTTGGGGAACAACATATAAAGCAATTATACCAGATAAGATATTAGAGAGATTTAGTCAGACATGGAAAGATTACATAACTAAAGAGAATAGTGGTATATTTGGGGCATTTGAAAATGATGTATTCTTAGGATTTGGAGCTTTTACTCCAGATGAGGAGATAGGAAATACTTTGTGCTTAGAATCTTTACATGTAAAAGATGAGTATAAAGGAAAAGGAATAGAAAACAAGATTATAAATCATCTAAAAGAGCATGCCAGGAGAAAAGGATATAAAGGTGTAAATGTATCTATAATGAGTGGAAATTATAAAGCAAGAGACCTATATACAAAATCAGGAGTAGTCCCTCTTAATGATTATGATAACTATAAAATAAAGTTTGAAAAATTGTATTGTGATATAGAAGTATTAGGAAATAGAAGACTTTTGGATAGAGCAAGTAAAGATTTAAAGGGAGCAGATGAGCAATTATTAGTATTAAAAATAGTGGAGCAATATATTAAAGAAAGTAAGTTAAATACCCTGTATCAAATATTGACTAGAAAAGAAACTGATCCAAAAGATATTATTAAGATAGGAATAGAAGCACAGCCATTAACCCATAGAAAAAAGGAAGGAAATACTTATCTTGACTTAGCTATGGGAAGCATAAAGAAAAGAGGAAATACAGAATCAGGGATAGAATTAGATACTGATAATAAGGAACAAGATTTTGTATTTTGTGAGGCTAAATGGAAAAGTGATTTATCTGTTGGAGTAAGTAAATGTTCTATCAGAAATCAACTTCAAAGAGTAATAGAAAATGCCTTAATTTTTGCTGGGGAAACTTTTAAAGGAAATATATTTGTTACTTTAATAACACCAGAATTATATAAGAAACACTATGAATTAGGACTTAATACAAGATTTTATTCTTGTAAATATTTTGAATATAAGGAAAATATAAGAGGAACATTTTTAAGAGAGCTTGATTTAATTAAAAAATTAGGGGTAATACCTTTTAATGATGAAAAAGGAGAAGAGAAAAAGAGCAAATTTATAGAGAGAGTTGAAAAGAATTTAAATAAGTTAATTTTAAATTGGGTAACATTTGAAGAGTTACTTTCTGAAATTTCTAATGATATTTTAAAGAGTGAATACGAAAAATACAATACTAAAGGTTAG
- a CDS encoding phage holin, LLH family, whose product MTGKVFYGVIIACIVAVVALIVLMYVYRRQGKIAKEERIKGVLMRIGYYAVAVVEAIYKDGNGKKKLDEATKIVRGKLPGGVSDLVPDEMLHECIEKALADLQVVFKGKKADEISMLNKIIDAGVSSGDAKAALEVAKNLRDSKGYVEGYAEGRTDFHGKTEGVVGVKAGMKL is encoded by the coding sequence ATGACTGGGAAAGTATTTTATGGCGTTATAATTGCATGTATTGTGGCTGTAGTGGCATTAATTGTATTGATGTATGTATATAGAAGACAGGGGAAAATAGCTAAAGAGGAGAGAATAAAAGGTGTTTTGATGAGAATAGGATATTATGCAGTTGCAGTAGTTGAAGCTATTTACAAAGATGGAAATGGAAAAAAGAAATTGGATGAAGCTACTAAGATTGTAAGAGGTAAACTTCCAGGAGGAGTATCTGACCTTGTACCTGATGAAATGCTACATGAATGTATTGAAAAAGCCTTAGCTGATTTACAGGTGGTATTTAAAGGTAAAAAGGCGGATGAAATAAGCATGTTGAATAAAATCATTGATGCCGGAGTAAGTTCAGGTGATGCAAAAGCAGCACTTGAAGTTGCTAAAAACTTAAGAGACTCAAAAGGATATGTTGAAGGATACGCTGAAGGGCGCACAGACTTCCATGGAAAGACTGAGGGCGTTGTAGGAGTTAAAGCTGGAATGAAATTATAG